A single genomic interval of Plantibacter sp. Leaf314 harbors:
- a CDS encoding glycosyltransferase, translated as MTAGRRLRVVVVAPLRFPIRRPHAGGLESAVWSEVAALRARGHEVTFIGVRGSDFVERGSVFELPELRWPRWASPDDERYPPSHATRSIPALRRALEAVSARPGRYDVVSNHCLDALPVELAPRLGVPMITTLHTPVDASVATAANRSGAAGSRFLSVSEYTRRTWADAGVESEVLLNGIDPTAWPAGRGGEDLVWFGRIVAEKAPHLAVDVARRLGRRLVIAGRVGDPAYAERVLAPLLGRDVRHVGPLEPTRLAALVGRSAAAVSTPAWAEPFGLVAPEALMTGTPVVSFAVGGVPEIAQASVGMQVVAAGDLAAMADRVDGLIRQSELDRGFRGTIRASALARFSLEARVARLEGHFEALLSGSPMLDTGRVDELTS; from the coding sequence ATGACGGCCGGTCGCCGACTGCGCGTCGTCGTCGTTGCCCCGCTGCGGTTCCCGATCCGGCGCCCGCACGCCGGTGGACTCGAATCCGCCGTCTGGTCGGAGGTGGCCGCGCTGCGGGCCAGGGGCCACGAGGTCACGTTCATCGGTGTCCGCGGATCCGACTTCGTCGAACGTGGCAGCGTCTTCGAGCTGCCCGAACTGCGGTGGCCGCGGTGGGCCTCGCCGGACGACGAGCGCTACCCGCCGAGCCACGCGACACGCTCGATCCCGGCGCTCCGGCGCGCGCTCGAGGCGGTCTCCGCCCGACCGGGACGGTACGACGTCGTCTCGAACCATTGCCTGGACGCGCTGCCGGTGGAGTTGGCACCCCGGCTGGGCGTCCCGATGATCACCACGCTCCACACGCCGGTCGACGCCTCGGTGGCCACTGCGGCCAACCGTTCCGGTGCTGCGGGAAGCCGATTCCTGTCGGTGAGCGAGTACACCCGTCGGACCTGGGCGGACGCGGGTGTCGAGTCCGAGGTGTTGCTCAACGGCATCGATCCGACGGCATGGCCGGCAGGACGTGGTGGGGAGGACCTCGTCTGGTTCGGGCGGATCGTCGCGGAGAAGGCGCCGCACCTCGCGGTCGACGTCGCGCGGCGGCTGGGACGACGGCTCGTCATCGCCGGTCGGGTCGGCGACCCGGCCTACGCCGAGCGCGTCCTGGCACCTCTGCTCGGTCGCGACGTCCGCCACGTCGGGCCCCTCGAACCGACCCGGCTCGCCGCACTCGTCGGCCGCAGCGCCGCAGCCGTGTCGACGCCGGCTTGGGCGGAGCCGTTCGGGCTCGTGGCGCCGGAAGCACTCATGACGGGGACGCCGGTCGTCAGCTTCGCCGTCGGTGGCGTCCCGGAGATCGCCCAGGCGAGCGTCGGCATGCAGGTCGTCGCCGCCGGTGATCTGGCCGCGATGGCGGACCGGGTCGACGGGCTGATCCGCCAGTCGGAACTGGATCGCGGGTTCCGGGGCACGATTCGCGCCTCGGCCCTCGCTCGGTTCTCCCTCGAGGCCCGGGTGGCCCGACTCGAAGGCCACTTCGAGGCACTCCTGTCCGGCTCGCCCATGCTCGACACCGGCCGCGTCGACGAGTTGACGTCGTGA
- a CDS encoding glycosyltransferase gives MRPRIGWYVHHHGRGHVTRLLAIVPHLDADVVCFSSLPHPDGLPPHCTWVRLDRDDEVPEGGPLPDESDPTADGLLHWAPLGHVGHRARLVTIAETLARRRIDTMVVDVSAEVVLLARLLGVATVVMAQPGRRDDTPHTLAFRAASRIIAPWPAGMLDLDHLRAVQDKVVHTGGISRFEGRDRPRPDGGRSGVLLLGGAGGTAVSVEAIEAAAQASGRRWASLGAGAGSVWADDPWDALCRAEVVVSWAGQNAVADLAAVGAKAVVLPQERPFEEQVTTALALQRAGLAIVPDGWPDPAEWPGLLDRAATLEPDWDRWQVVGAARRAAGVIEAVAADAPPGGDR, from the coding sequence GTGAGGCCGCGGATCGGGTGGTACGTGCACCACCACGGTCGGGGTCATGTCACGCGGCTGCTCGCCATCGTCCCCCACCTCGACGCCGACGTCGTCTGTTTCAGCTCGCTACCGCACCCGGACGGTCTTCCGCCGCACTGCACGTGGGTGAGGCTCGACCGCGACGACGAGGTCCCGGAGGGTGGACCACTGCCGGACGAGTCCGACCCGACCGCCGACGGGCTGCTCCACTGGGCGCCACTCGGCCACGTCGGGCACCGAGCCCGCCTCGTGACCATCGCCGAGACGCTCGCGCGGCGACGCATCGACACGATGGTGGTCGACGTGTCGGCCGAGGTCGTGTTGCTCGCCCGACTCCTCGGCGTCGCGACCGTGGTGATGGCGCAGCCGGGCCGACGCGACGACACACCACACACCCTGGCGTTCCGCGCTGCGTCGCGGATCATCGCGCCGTGGCCGGCCGGAATGCTGGACCTGGACCACCTCCGAGCCGTCCAGGACAAGGTGGTCCATACCGGCGGGATCAGCCGGTTCGAGGGTCGCGACCGTCCGCGACCCGACGGCGGTCGGAGCGGGGTGCTGCTCCTCGGTGGGGCCGGCGGCACCGCGGTGTCCGTCGAGGCGATCGAAGCCGCGGCTCAAGCAAGCGGGCGTCGTTGGGCGTCCCTCGGTGCCGGTGCCGGATCCGTCTGGGCCGACGACCCGTGGGATGCGCTCTGCCGCGCCGAGGTGGTCGTGTCCTGGGCCGGTCAGAACGCCGTCGCCGACCTCGCCGCCGTCGGAGCCAAGGCCGTGGTCCTCCCGCAGGAACGGCCGTTCGAAGAACAGGTGACGACGGCTCTGGCCCTCCAGCGGGCCGGCCTGGCGATCGTCCCGGACGGCTGGCCGGATCCCGCCGAGTGGCCGGGCCTCCTCGACCGCGCAGCGACGCTCGAACCCGATTGGGACCGATGGCAGGTGGTCGGAGCGGCTCGCCGGGCGGCAGGGGTCATCGAGGCCGTCGCCGCCGATGCACCGCCCGGAGGAGACCGATGA
- a CDS encoding glycosyltransferase family 2 protein → MRIAVVTMCSSPRLQHLERQLEAVGASIGTTPDVVERIVVWIGHDEPPALDAERVIHVPPGPDGLRLAAGRNAGAALAVQHGAELLVFLDADCVPGPALLPRYREASDRHVDAVLCGPVTYLQPGTDVSDVRVLAAATAPHPARPNPPADDERVATADEYPLFWSLSFATSATTWSATTGFDEGYEGYGGEDTDFAFALREAGTPLVWVGGAHAYHQYHETQRPPWQHLDDILRNGARFAARWGSWPMTGWLEAFAEAGAVRNVDADWVRVQPTGPSSSSTASTRSLATGSGA, encoded by the coding sequence ATGAGGATCGCCGTGGTCACGATGTGCTCGAGCCCGAGGCTGCAGCACCTCGAACGTCAGCTCGAGGCCGTCGGAGCATCGATCGGCACGACGCCGGACGTCGTGGAACGCATCGTGGTCTGGATCGGCCACGATGAACCACCGGCCCTCGACGCCGAGCGGGTGATCCATGTCCCGCCCGGACCAGACGGGTTGCGACTGGCCGCCGGTCGGAACGCCGGTGCGGCGCTCGCGGTCCAGCACGGGGCCGAGCTCCTGGTGTTCCTCGACGCGGACTGCGTCCCCGGACCGGCACTGCTCCCCCGCTACCGTGAGGCGTCCGACCGGCACGTCGATGCCGTGCTCTGCGGGCCGGTGACCTACCTCCAGCCGGGGACGGACGTCTCCGATGTGCGAGTACTGGCCGCCGCGACTGCGCCCCATCCGGCCCGGCCGAATCCCCCGGCGGACGACGAGCGTGTCGCGACGGCGGACGAGTACCCGCTGTTCTGGTCGCTGTCCTTCGCGACCAGCGCCACGACCTGGTCCGCGACCACCGGGTTCGACGAGGGGTACGAAGGGTACGGCGGCGAGGACACCGACTTCGCGTTCGCCCTCCGTGAGGCCGGTACACCGCTGGTGTGGGTCGGCGGCGCGCACGCCTATCACCAATACCACGAGACCCAACGCCCGCCGTGGCAGCACCTCGACGACATCCTCCGGAACGGAGCCCGCTTCGCCGCGCGATGGGGCTCGTGGCCCATGACGGGGTGGCTGGAGGCGTTCGCCGAGGCCGGAGCCGTGCGGAACGTCGACGCTGATTGGGTCCGTGTTCAGCCGACCGGGCCCAGCAGCTCGTCGACGGCGTCCACCAGATCCCTGGCGACGGGGTCGGGCGCGTAA
- a CDS encoding glycosyltransferase family 2 protein, whose amino-acid sequence MTIESTDVETVTVDVVVPVKDDAALLRRCLRSLRAQDTRPASIIVVDNGSRDRDEVAAIAERYGAVLIDEPVPGIPAANAAGFDRATATVVARLDADCVPPPDWLTRIAEAFQAEPELDALTGPATFIDGPRPLRAPLAAVYLGAYRLFVGAALAQTPIFGSNCAIRRTTWDEIAHAVHRHDAELHDDLDVSAHLGLDRRVRYDRELGMGMSMRPFSDAGSLAIRLRRGWATLRVHWPQELPIVRWAHHTTRLHAAVTAAPTGSSGRVSTARSSRRRRSTRG is encoded by the coding sequence ATGACGATCGAGAGCACCGACGTCGAGACCGTGACCGTCGACGTGGTCGTACCGGTCAAGGACGACGCCGCGCTCCTGCGCCGCTGCCTGCGCTCGCTGCGGGCACAGGACACCCGACCGGCGTCGATCATCGTCGTCGACAACGGCAGCCGGGACCGGGACGAGGTCGCCGCGATCGCGGAGCGGTACGGAGCCGTCCTCATCGACGAGCCGGTGCCCGGCATCCCGGCCGCCAACGCCGCCGGGTTCGACCGGGCGACGGCGACCGTCGTGGCGAGACTCGACGCGGACTGCGTGCCACCGCCCGACTGGCTGACCCGCATCGCCGAGGCCTTCCAGGCGGAGCCCGAGCTCGACGCGCTCACGGGACCGGCGACCTTCATCGACGGTCCTCGCCCGCTCCGGGCGCCGCTCGCGGCCGTCTACCTCGGCGCATACCGGCTTTTCGTCGGCGCGGCCCTCGCGCAAACGCCCATCTTCGGATCCAACTGCGCGATCCGTCGGACGACCTGGGACGAGATCGCGCACGCGGTGCACCGACACGACGCCGAGCTGCACGACGACCTGGACGTGTCTGCCCATCTGGGCCTCGACCGACGCGTCCGCTACGACCGCGAGCTCGGGATGGGGATGTCGATGCGCCCGTTCAGCGATGCCGGATCGTTGGCGATCCGCCTCCGCCGTGGGTGGGCGACGTTGCGGGTGCACTGGCCGCAGGAGCTGCCGATCGTCCGATGGGCGCATCACACCACACGGTTGCATGCCGCGGTGACGGCTGCCCCGACCGGGTCGTCGGGCCGCGTCAGCACCGCTCGCTCGTCGCGACGACGACGGAGCACGCGGGGCTGA